From a single Ignavibacteria bacterium genomic region:
- a CDS encoding SUMF1/EgtB/PvdO family nonheme iron enzyme, producing the protein MSNNYIEAITTNKKLVLRICLGAVILLVLIVATKQILYPIFDSQFVVVEGKTFEYRGQSWSKFEIAKFEVTQELWESVMAKNHSTFKGSKRPANDFNWYLAVEFCNKLSEKEGLQRVYSGRGKEITCDFTANGYRLPTEEEWEYAASGGNKSKGYVYSGSNNLEEVGWYSCSGTEEVGKKKPNELGLYDMSGNAPEWCWDMGDYSFSRVLRGGGWDTSEEYCRVSRSRNVGASHTNNGRRGLRLVRTR; encoded by the coding sequence ATGTCAAACAATTATATTGAAGCGATTACAACAAATAAAAAGTTGGTGCTTAGAATCTGTCTAGGTGCAGTTATTCTATTGGTGTTAATAGTCGCTACGAAGCAGATACTATACCCGATATTTGACAGCCAATTTGTAGTGGTTGAAGGAAAAACATTTGAGTACAGGGGACAGAGTTGGTCAAAATTTGAGATCGCTAAATTCGAAGTAACTCAAGAGTTGTGGGAGAGTGTAATGGCGAAAAACCATTCAACTTTTAAAGGAAGTAAAAGACCCGCCAATGATTTTAATTGGTATCTCGCGGTGGAATTTTGTAATAAACTAAGTGAAAAAGAAGGTCTGCAGCGGGTATACTCAGGTCGTGGCAAGGAAATTACATGTGATTTCACCGCGAACGGGTACAGATTACCAACCGAGGAAGAATGGGAATATGCTGCAAGTGGAGGCAATAAGAGTAAAGGTTATGTGTATTCAGGTAGTAATAATCTTGAAGAAGTTGGTTGGTATTCCTGCAGTGGAACAGAGGAAGTGGGTAAGAAAAAGCCAAATGAACTTGGACTATATGACATGAGTGGGAATGCACCAGAGTGGTGTTGGGATATGGGCGACTATAGTTTCTCGCGTGTTCTGCGTGGTGGTGGTTGGGACACTAGTGAAGAGTACTGCAGGGTGTCTCGAAGTAGAAATGTAGGAGCCTCACATACTAATAACGGACGAAGAGGTTTACGGCTAGTAAGGACAAGGTGA
- a CDS encoding ATP-binding protein — translation MSINWHNIRPINGDQKEGFEELVSQLARKEDISNKRHYFRIGKPDAGVECLWILNDDTEWAWQAKYFTSSLDTSQWKQLDESVKTVMSKHPKVVKYIIAIPIDPPDARVEGRKSLLQKWDEHIVKWQGWAKLRNLTIEFIPWWHSDFIQRFQKQENAGFLKFWFDKEYFNDEWFEDKLEISIANLGNRYTSEINFELDIVKIFDGIARDNKFYAQLHKQFDDLLISLKKIKSGYEDSELSKQFSTLTRFCDSLNQEYINIISIKENQYDFGILVSKMKEVTSILNSIDKIIDELIPKLNQRSKESLEYLKYNLRNAYSQIVNFESFIVSKTVGLFNKPYLLLDGEAGVGKSHLLADIANIRQKEGKYSILLLGQHFNREENPQKQILDQLDLNCRFDEFLEALNCKAQISRTRLMIIIDAINEGAGRKFWPDNLNGFIKSISKYSWLGLVISIRSSYLKLFEDNIKNLSRELIQFTHFGFRNVEYEASKLFFKNYNIELPSVPLLHPEFQNPLFLKIFCEGLNKAGFTKIPDGIDGITQVFDFFISSINKKLSLPKNFNYLQELNLVKKIIHEITKYKSIHNLFYVPLDTAVEIITEIQRKYNINGNLAEELIAEGIFSKNLFWKEKGSYEEGIYISYERFDDHLVVSEILEKVSNEKIKECFESQGALFNFIKDEYAINQNRGIIEALSIQLPEKYGIELFELLRENDNYEIAEAFVSSLLWRKNKSLIEERVVDYINNVVLNFEGTHDYYWDTIIAVAINPKHCFNANKTHAVLSRYSLAGRDEWWTQLIHSWYNDDWSVKRLIDWAWSSEGKNHISDESIELAATMLAWFLTSSNRKLRDSATKALICILENRIHIVINLLKKFADVNDPYVNERIYASAYGCILRSETRQNFKELSEYIYETIFHQEKVYPHVLMRDYARNIIEYTLTLGIELNIDVKLIQPPYKSNFPPIPQDIEIEKYEIDHNSSNFRDYYWSINKILYSMEVEHSRNGKNVHYGDFGRYVFQSAFNYWEELNISDLKNIAIKKIFDMGYCAEKHGSFDHKIGYRDRHYHEAERIGKKYQWIALHELLAQVSDNYPMKVPWLWGDEIELIDYCGPWEPFSRDIDPSTIGKYSVTNLLNIQPKIEYNNWSTDNHQWLKSISDIPDPKLLIENSSKEWVMLEGHYDLTEERILGHEYYSIPQKSFWYIIKSYLVPADQYENVCKWLLDKNFMGRWMPESQDRYEIFNREYYWSPAHQFFKKEYYGGEHVSKLYDRENDKEIGDIIVTTESYLWEAEYDFSKEKVLRLLKPCGRIVELLKLSYKINESYMYSENGELVCFDNSEGDSGDSCLYFRKSAIMEFLERHDYRIIWTVLCEKNIMGGDNRNNYGKWPTGSGIYTIIDDEIIGNINQFS, via the coding sequence ATGAGCATTAACTGGCACAATATCAGACCAATAAATGGTGATCAAAAAGAAGGATTCGAAGAACTAGTTTCCCAGTTAGCTCGAAAAGAAGATATTTCGAATAAGAGACATTACTTCAGAATAGGTAAACCTGATGCTGGAGTTGAATGCCTATGGATTCTGAATGATGACACAGAATGGGCTTGGCAGGCAAAATATTTCACATCCAGTCTTGATACTAGCCAATGGAAACAACTTGATGAATCTGTGAAAACAGTGATGAGTAAGCACCCAAAAGTTGTTAAATATATAATCGCAATCCCAATAGATCCTCCCGATGCGAGAGTTGAAGGAAGAAAATCTCTCCTTCAGAAATGGGATGAACATATTGTAAAATGGCAAGGATGGGCAAAATTGCGAAATCTTACCATTGAATTCATTCCTTGGTGGCATTCTGATTTCATTCAAAGATTTCAAAAACAGGAGAATGCGGGTTTTTTAAAATTTTGGTTTGATAAAGAATACTTTAATGACGAATGGTTTGAAGATAAACTTGAAATATCGATCGCTAACTTGGGAAATCGTTATACATCAGAGATAAACTTTGAATTAGATATTGTTAAAATATTTGATGGTATAGCTCGTGACAATAAATTTTATGCACAATTACACAAACAATTCGATGATCTCCTAATCAGTCTCAAAAAAATTAAATCAGGATATGAGGATAGTGAATTATCAAAGCAATTTAGTACTTTGACTCGTTTTTGTGATTCTCTTAACCAGGAATATATAAATATAATTTCGATTAAAGAGAACCAGTACGATTTTGGAATATTGGTATCTAAGATGAAAGAAGTAACATCAATTCTAAATAGTATTGATAAAATAATTGATGAGTTAATTCCTAAATTAAATCAAAGATCTAAAGAAAGTCTTGAGTATTTGAAATACAATTTAAGAAATGCTTATTCGCAAATTGTAAATTTTGAGTCATTTATAGTCAGCAAAACAGTAGGCTTATTTAATAAACCATACCTATTGTTAGACGGAGAGGCTGGTGTAGGTAAATCGCATCTACTAGCAGACATAGCCAATATTCGTCAAAAAGAAGGGAAATATTCAATTTTACTTCTTGGCCAACATTTCAATCGAGAGGAAAATCCGCAGAAACAAATATTAGATCAGTTGGATTTAAATTGTAGATTTGACGAATTTCTTGAGGCGTTAAATTGTAAGGCCCAAATTTCAAGGACTAGATTAATGATAATAATTGATGCTATCAATGAGGGGGCTGGTAGAAAGTTTTGGCCGGATAACTTGAACGGCTTCATTAAATCGATTTCAAAGTACAGCTGGTTAGGATTGGTTATTTCAATTCGTTCATCCTATCTTAAATTATTTGAAGATAATATTAAAAATTTATCTAGGGAACTTATACAATTTACTCATTTTGGATTCAGGAATGTTGAGTATGAAGCATCAAAATTATTCTTCAAGAATTACAACATTGAATTGCCAAGTGTTCCACTTTTGCATCCTGAATTTCAGAATCCTCTCTTTTTAAAAATTTTCTGCGAGGGACTTAATAAGGCGGGGTTCACAAAAATTCCAGACGGGATTGACGGTATTACTCAAGTTTTTGATTTTTTTATCTCCAGTATTAATAAAAAGCTTTCTTTGCCCAAAAATTTTAATTATTTACAGGAATTAAATCTAGTTAAAAAAATTATACATGAAATAACAAAGTATAAATCGATTCACAATTTATTTTATGTGCCACTCGATACTGCAGTTGAAATTATAACTGAAATCCAAAGAAAATATAATATTAATGGGAATTTGGCTGAAGAGTTGATTGCCGAAGGGATTTTTTCAAAAAATCTATTTTGGAAAGAAAAAGGAAGTTATGAAGAAGGTATATATATATCGTATGAGCGCTTTGATGATCATTTAGTCGTTTCTGAAATCTTAGAAAAAGTATCAAATGAAAAAATTAAGGAGTGTTTTGAATCTCAGGGTGCATTATTTAACTTTATAAAAGATGAATATGCGATTAATCAAAATAGAGGAATAATCGAAGCACTCTCAATTCAATTACCTGAAAAGTACGGAATTGAATTATTTGAGTTATTAAGAGAGAATGATAATTATGAAATAGCTGAAGCATTTGTTAGCAGCCTACTTTGGAGGAAGAACAAATCATTGATTGAGGAGAGAGTAGTTGACTATATAAATAATGTAGTTCTAAACTTTGAGGGGACGCATGATTATTATTGGGATACAATAATTGCAGTGGCTATCAATCCTAAACATTGCTTCAATGCAAATAAAACTCATGCGGTGCTTAGTCGTTATTCATTAGCTGGACGCGACGAATGGTGGACCCAATTAATACATAGCTGGTATAATGATGATTGGTCAGTAAAGAGATTGATAGATTGGGCTTGGTCGTCAGAAGGTAAAAATCACATCTCTGATGAATCCATCGAATTGGCCGCAACAATGCTCGCTTGGTTTCTAACAAGTTCCAATCGTAAACTAAGGGATTCAGCGACAAAAGCCCTCATTTGTATTCTGGAAAATAGAATTCATATCGTGATCAATTTGCTGAAAAAATTTGCGGATGTCAATGATCCGTATGTCAATGAGCGTATCTATGCTTCTGCATATGGTTGTATCTTACGAAGTGAAACAAGGCAAAACTTTAAAGAATTAAGTGAGTATATATACGAAACAATTTTCCATCAAGAGAAAGTATATCCACATGTGTTAATGAGAGATTATGCCCGAAACATCATAGAATATACTTTAACCTTGGGAATAGAGTTGAATATTGATGTAAAATTGATTCAGCCCCCGTATAAAAGTAATTTCCCACCTATACCTCAGGATATTGAAATAGAGAAATACGAAATTGATCATAATAGTTCTAACTTCAGAGATTATTATTGGAGTATCAATAAAATACTTTATTCAATGGAAGTTGAACATTCAAGAAATGGTAAAAATGTGCATTACGGAGATTTTGGAAGGTATGTTTTTCAGAGTGCATTTAATTATTGGGAGGAACTTAATATCTCCGATCTGAAAAACATTGCCATCAAAAAGATTTTTGATATGGGTTATTGTGCAGAGAAACATGGTTCGTTTGATCACAAAATAGGATATCGCGACCGTCATTACCATGAAGCAGAAAGAATTGGGAAAAAATACCAGTGGATTGCTTTGCATGAGCTTTTGGCACAGGTATCAGATAATTACCCAATGAAGGTACCTTGGTTATGGGGTGATGAGATAGAATTGATAGATTATTGTGGTCCATGGGAACCTTTCTCAAGAGATATTGATCCTTCAACAATCGGTAAATACTCTGTAACCAATTTATTGAATATCCAACCAAAAATTGAATATAACAATTGGAGCACAGATAATCATCAATGGTTGAAAAGCATTTCGGATATACCGGATCCAAAATTATTGATAGAAAATAGCTCAAAAGAATGGGTAATGCTTGAGGGTCATTATGATTTAACTGAAGAGAGAATATTGGGTCATGAATACTATTCAATTCCGCAGAAAAGTTTTTGGTATATTATCAAGAGCTATCTTGTCCCTGCAGACCAGTATGAAAATGTCTGCAAATGGTTGCTTGACAAAAACTTTATGGGAAGATGGATGCCAGAATCGCAGGATAGATATGAAATATTTAACAGGGAATATTACTGGTCTCCGGCGCATCAGTTTTTCAAAAAAGAATATTACGGCGGAGAACATGTAAGCAAATTATATGATAGAGAAAATGACAAAGAAATCGGAGATATTATCGTCACTACCGAATCGTATTTATGGGAAGCTGAATATGATTTTTCAAAAGAAAAAGTGTTACGATTATTAAAGCCATGTGGTCGGATTGTTGAATTACTTAAGCTTTCATATAAAATCAATGAAAGTTATATGTATTCTGAAAATGGAGAATTGGTATGCTTTGACAACTCAGAGGGGGATTCGGGTGATTCGTGCTTGTACTTTAGAAAATCTGCAATAATGGAATTTTTAGAGAGGCATGATTATAGAATAATCTGGACTGTTTTATGTGAGAAAAACATTATGGGTGGGGATAATCGTAATAATTATGGGAAGTGGCCTACTGGGTCAGGAATATATACAATAATAGATGATGAAATAATAGGTAACATAAATCAGTTTAGTTAA
- the istA gene encoding IS21 family transposase has protein sequence MTIKVLKKKNPGMSNREIARQLKCSHNTVKAALSKDESPVYKRPPKVNQQLNGYSEYIRELRLKKHLKGSRIFEELKSKGYTGGKTTLYSYLKEIDEIASQPKGYTRYETAPGEQSQFDWSDYTVMIGGSLTKVHVFTYINGYSRFRVFEASLDVTQGSTFDALQKSLRESGGVPERIQTDNASVFITNASVNNFRINPHYASLSAHYGFEVTRSLPGHPWSKGKVEKSNQYLEDHFISGNEYFTFEEFLRQLKEFQHKVNDRAHSTTKGIPSLMIEEERDSFIPLPVKDFISVREVIRKISSDGMLSFGGSRYSVPLEYANKQAWIKVSRGYFLEVYSEKGKLIASHRISLTKNEVIINKDHFAPRLHHLRTATGLKGIILLQYPELEEYVSRLLIQNKKHPTTAIKGVVSVMNLYNREDFIAACRECIRYNTFSLSVLNGFLQSVKPEIKVNETGTKAVLPKGEGLTRRLNEYKLF, from the coding sequence ATGACAATAAAAGTACTCAAGAAGAAGAACCCCGGGATGAGTAATCGAGAGATTGCCCGTCAGTTAAAATGTTCACATAATACTGTGAAAGCAGCTCTTTCCAAAGATGAATCACCGGTATACAAGCGTCCCCCAAAAGTCAATCAGCAATTAAACGGGTATTCTGAGTATATACGGGAGCTGCGGTTAAAGAAACATCTTAAAGGTTCCAGGATATTCGAGGAGCTAAAGAGCAAAGGATATACGGGAGGGAAAACAACACTCTACTCATATCTCAAAGAGATAGATGAGATTGCCTCACAACCCAAAGGATATACCCGTTATGAGACAGCCCCCGGAGAGCAATCCCAATTCGATTGGTCTGACTACACAGTAATGATCGGCGGGAGCCTGACGAAGGTACATGTATTCACCTACATAAACGGATACTCCCGGTTCAGAGTCTTTGAGGCATCCCTTGATGTAACTCAGGGAAGTACTTTTGATGCACTGCAGAAGTCTCTCAGGGAGTCTGGAGGAGTCCCGGAAAGAATACAGACCGACAATGCATCTGTCTTTATTACAAATGCATCGGTAAACAACTTCAGAATAAATCCTCACTATGCATCTTTGTCGGCACACTACGGGTTTGAGGTGACACGGTCATTACCGGGACATCCCTGGAGTAAGGGAAAGGTAGAGAAGTCGAATCAGTATCTCGAAGATCATTTTATTTCGGGTAATGAGTACTTCACATTTGAAGAGTTCTTAAGACAACTAAAGGAGTTCCAGCATAAGGTAAACGACAGGGCGCATTCAACCACAAAAGGGATTCCCTCTTTAATGATTGAAGAAGAGAGAGACTCCTTCATTCCTCTGCCTGTCAAAGACTTTATCAGTGTCAGGGAGGTAATCCGAAAGATATCCTCTGACGGGATGCTCTCTTTTGGCGGGAGCAGGTATTCTGTTCCTCTTGAATATGCAAACAAGCAAGCCTGGATAAAGGTATCACGGGGATACTTCCTTGAGGTTTACTCTGAAAAAGGGAAACTTATCGCATCACACAGAATATCCCTGACCAAAAATGAAGTGATAATCAACAAAGATCACTTTGCTCCAAGACTGCATCATCTGCGAACCGCAACAGGACTGAAGGGAATAATTCTGTTGCAATATCCCGAACTCGAAGAATATGTCAGTCGTCTCCTTATACAGAACAAGAAACATCCCACTACAGCCATCAAGGGAGTAGTCTCAGTAATGAATCTGTACAACAGAGAAGATTTTATTGCCGCATGCAGGGAATGCATAAGATACAATACCTTCTCCCTGTCGGTCTTGAACGGATTTTTGCAGTCGGTTAAACCGGAGATAAAGGTAAATGAGACAGGCACAAAAGCAGTACTTCCCAAAGGGGAAGGACTGACCAGGAGATTGAATGAATACAAACTTTTCTAA
- the istB gene encoding IS21-like element helper ATPase IstB: MKKNVELPPGNLTINQKVEGILKSLALHRIAECYLREAEMAVNTKVSYQEYLLKLLEEQVTNRIERSINRKMQIAGFPQIKRLEEFDFTYQPKLNESLIRELANCSYIGKGVNVIFVGPPGVGKTHLAIALGIKAVSQRYRVLYTQAQNLLEQLVAAEAAGVLNKTLDALSRYDLLIIDELGYLSFAKDASRIFFQLISKKYEKTSCILTTNKPFELWGEIFNDEIVASAILDRLLHHSHPVLISGKSFRMKNILDN; the protein is encoded by the coding sequence ATGAAGAAGAATGTTGAATTGCCGCCCGGTAATCTTACCATCAATCAGAAAGTGGAAGGAATACTCAAGTCCCTCGCACTTCACAGAATAGCAGAATGTTATCTGAGGGAAGCCGAGATGGCGGTAAATACGAAGGTATCATATCAGGAGTATCTCCTTAAACTTCTTGAGGAACAGGTTACCAACAGAATTGAGAGATCAATTAACAGAAAGATGCAGATTGCGGGCTTCCCCCAGATTAAGAGGCTTGAAGAGTTTGACTTTACATATCAGCCAAAGTTGAATGAGAGTCTGATCAGAGAACTTGCAAATTGCAGCTATATAGGCAAAGGAGTCAATGTCATCTTTGTCGGACCTCCGGGAGTCGGTAAAACACACCTTGCTATCGCTCTTGGAATAAAGGCTGTCTCTCAAAGATACAGGGTACTCTATACACAAGCTCAGAATCTTCTGGAACAACTTGTCGCTGCTGAGGCTGCCGGAGTCCTGAATAAAACTCTTGATGCTTTATCACGATATGACTTGTTGATCATTGATGAACTGGGTTACCTTTCGTTTGCAAAAGATGCATCAAGAATATTCTTTCAACTCATATCTAAAAAGTATGAGAAAACCTCTTGTATTCTTACGACCAATAAACCTTTTGAACTTTGGGGAGAGATCTTTAACGATGAGATTGTGGCTTCCGCGATTCTTGACAGGCTTTTACATCATTCTCATCCTGTTTTGATATCCGGAAAAAGCTTCAGAATGAAAAATATTCTCGATAATTAA